Genomic window (Desulfonatronum sp. SC1):
CCCCACCACCTGCGCCGTTGCCGGGGAACAGCGGCTGGTCCTGTCCCTGTTCGCCTGCTTTCCCCTGTCCGGTTCCCAGTCCGACTCCCAGTCCGCCTCTCGGGCCGGGCAGGAGGCGCCGGGACTTGTGGCGGAAGCTGAGATGTGGACTGCCCTGGCCTCGGTCCTGGGCGATGGGGATGTGTTCGACGCCGGACGGCCCAAGCCCCGGGCCGAGTTCCTGGTTTACGGGGAATGCGTGCCGCCCGGCGCCGTGGAGGCCTGTCCGGTCAGGGTCCGGGTGGGCCGGGTCGCCAAGGAGTTGATGATCTTCGGGGATCGCTCCCGCGACGCGGGAGCCCTAAACGCTCCGGGTCGACCCCAGCCCTTCCAGCGTATGCCCCTGACCTGGGAGAATGCTTACGGTGGCCCGGATTATCCAGCCAATCCCCTGGGCAAGGGGCGCGGGGCGGACCAGTCCGGACGCCGACCAGTGCCCAACGTGATTTTGGCCTCCGAGCACCCCCTGCCTCCGAATCGGGATCCAAGCCCGGCCTGCCCGCGGGCCGTTCCGTCCTGGTGGCCCCAGCGCACCCAATATCTCGGCCCCTTTAATCGCCAGTGGCTGGCCGACGGCGCACGGGATCTGCCCGCCACCACCAACCCGCTGACGCACATGAGCGCCTCCCCGGACCAATGGCTGGAAGGCTTTCTCAACGGCGACGAGGACTTCGAGCTGACCAACCTGCACCCGTCGCGCCCACAAATCACCGGAACCCTGCCCGGCCTGCGGGCCAGGGCCTTTGTCACCGGGCCGGGCCAGGATCTGGACTCCTTCCGCGAAGTCCAGACCCGGGCGGACACGGTCTGGTTCTTTCCCGGCCTGGATTTGGGCGTGATCTGCTACCGGGCCGTGGTCCCGGTCCAGGACGAGGACGCCGACGACGTGGGCCACGTGCTGCTCGGCCATGAGCCCTTGACCGCGGCCCCTCTGCCCGCGGCGCACTACCTGGAACAACTGCGCCTGGAGCTTTTCCCGCCGGACGAGGAACCGGCCGCGCCCCAGGAAGGCCAGAGAGATGGGTCGGGCGACGGTGCGGAAGAAGGGCCGGTCGAAGACCAGGCTCTTTCCACGGAAGAACCGGATCATCTCTTGTCCGGCCAAGACTCGCCGACGCCGGACCCCGGGCTGCTCGAATTCCAGGCCGAGATGGAGCGCATCCAGGCCGAGAGTCGGGAGATGCTGGCCAAAATGGGCTACACCGAGGAGCAGGCCCGGGAGCTTGTCCATAAGTATGAGGTTCAGGCCCAGGAAATGGCCGAGCGCCTACCGGACAAAAGCCTGGAGGAAATGGCCGCGGAAGCCCAGGCCCAGGCCCAGGCCTTCCTGGCCGAACATGGCCAGACCCCGGAACAGGCCCTGGAAGCCCTCCACGGCAGGCAGCCCCAGCCTTTGACCCTGGAAG
Coding sequences:
- a CDS encoding DUF2169 domain-containing protein, producing MKIIKPDHLSLLPTTCAVAGEQRLVLSLFACFPLSGSQSDSQSASRAGQEAPGLVAEAEMWTALASVLGDGDVFDAGRPKPRAEFLVYGECVPPGAVEACPVRVRVGRVAKELMIFGDRSRDAGALNAPGRPQPFQRMPLTWENAYGGPDYPANPLGKGRGADQSGRRPVPNVILASEHPLPPNRDPSPACPRAVPSWWPQRTQYLGPFNRQWLADGARDLPATTNPLTHMSASPDQWLEGFLNGDEDFELTNLHPSRPQITGTLPGLRARAFVTGPGQDLDSFREVQTRADTVWFFPGLDLGVICYRAVVPVQDEDADDVGHVLLGHEPLTAAPLPAAHYLEQLRLELFPPDEEPAAPQEGQRDGSGDGAEEGPVEDQALSTEEPDHLLSGQDSPTPDPGLLEFQAEMERIQAESREMLAKMGYTEEQARELVHKYEVQAQEMAERLPDKSLEEMAAEAQAQAQAFLAEHGQTPEQALEALHGRQPQPLTLEDIDAMLVQGEITPEIAGHIRQAHEALAAFLALSATMAAEKTPEPDAEDASFSDGEGLAAGDEQPSEAQDLTDQDLTGQDFTDQDFSGQNLAGRDFRGAVLERTVFADADLTGAVFAGAVLTEAVFTRARCSRAVFTKADAWKADFQDADLSGADLSEADFSGGNFAGADVTDAVGTRTGFDTARMPGLKAARGRFQGAEFNRADLTGAVLEQADLTDADFDQAVLRGANLANAVAVNARFGEADLTGAVLTGAVLRESRADAATSFRDCDLRGVLADEAQWSGADLTGANMERASLNTADLSRANLRRAELTRALARNAVFSKAVLDQADLRMVNLMAASFAQASLREARLDGSSCFGADLRKAVLSGASLDKVNLKRTILDLEMLDAIE